The proteins below come from a single Pradoshia eiseniae genomic window:
- the ilvD gene encoding dihydroxy-acid dehydratase, with the protein MIVMTEMRSNMIKKGVDRAPHRSLLRAAGVNDEDFGKPFIAVCNSYIDIVPGHVHLQEFGKIVKEAIREAGGVPFEFNTIGVDDGIAMGHIGMRYSLPSREIIADSIETVVSAHWFDGMVCIPNCDKITPGMMMAALRVNIPTIFVSGGPMKAGKDKDGNALSLTSVFEGVGAYQSGQIDEARLQEIEQVACPTCGSCSGMFTANSMNCLAEGLGLALPGNGTILAVAEERKDFVRQSAKQLMQLIKQNLKPRDIVTMDAIDNAFALDMAMGGSTNTVLHTLALAHEAGFEYPMERINEIASRVPHLAKIAPASDYHIEDVHNAGGVSAIINELLKKPDALKGDCLTVSGQTLRENVAGCEILDQDVIRPLSNPHSEQGGLAVLFGNLAPNGSIIKVGAVDPEVGGYHRGPAICFDSQEDALSGIITGKVNEGDVVVIRYEGPKGGPGMPEMLAPTSQIVGRGLGAKVGLITDGRFSGASRGISIGHISPEAAEGGPIAFVENGDIIELDMNKRTIQLEISDEEFEQRKANWKGFEPKVKTGYLARYSKLVTSASTGGVMKI; encoded by the coding sequence ATGATTGTTATGACTGAAATGCGCAGTAACATGATAAAAAAAGGAGTAGACCGCGCCCCGCACCGAAGCCTTCTAAGGGCAGCAGGAGTAAATGACGAGGATTTCGGCAAGCCGTTTATTGCGGTTTGTAATTCATATATTGATATTGTACCGGGCCATGTTCACCTGCAAGAGTTCGGGAAAATCGTAAAGGAAGCCATCCGAGAAGCTGGCGGCGTTCCGTTTGAATTTAATACGATTGGTGTCGATGACGGGATAGCGATGGGACATATCGGCATGCGCTATTCTCTCCCAAGCCGTGAAATTATTGCGGATTCAATTGAAACAGTCGTTTCTGCTCATTGGTTCGATGGAATGGTGTGCATTCCGAACTGTGACAAAATCACCCCTGGCATGATGATGGCCGCACTGCGCGTCAATATCCCAACTATATTCGTCAGCGGCGGTCCGATGAAAGCAGGTAAAGACAAAGATGGCAACGCTCTTTCCCTCACCTCTGTTTTCGAAGGTGTCGGGGCCTATCAATCCGGACAAATTGATGAAGCACGGCTTCAGGAAATTGAACAGGTCGCCTGCCCAACATGCGGATCCTGCTCAGGCATGTTTACCGCAAACTCGATGAATTGCCTTGCTGAAGGTTTAGGTTTAGCATTGCCTGGTAATGGTACTATACTCGCCGTAGCAGAGGAAAGAAAGGATTTTGTGAGACAATCTGCCAAACAATTGATGCAGCTCATCAAGCAAAATCTAAAACCGCGTGATATCGTGACAATGGATGCAATTGATAATGCGTTTGCCCTTGATATGGCTATGGGCGGTTCGACCAATACGGTTCTCCACACACTTGCATTAGCCCATGAAGCTGGCTTTGAATATCCAATGGAACGCATAAATGAAATTGCGAGCCGCGTACCCCATCTGGCTAAAATAGCGCCAGCATCTGATTATCATATTGAAGACGTGCATAATGCTGGCGGTGTTAGCGCCATTATCAATGAATTGCTGAAAAAACCTGATGCCTTGAAAGGAGATTGTCTAACAGTATCCGGCCAAACCTTGCGGGAAAATGTTGCAGGCTGTGAAATTTTAGATCAGGATGTCATTCGGCCTTTGAGCAATCCGCATTCTGAACAAGGAGGATTAGCCGTTCTGTTTGGAAATCTGGCACCAAACGGCTCCATTATTAAAGTTGGAGCAGTTGACCCTGAGGTTGGCGGCTATCACAGGGGCCCTGCCATTTGTTTTGACTCCCAGGAAGATGCACTATCAGGCATCATTACCGGCAAAGTAAATGAGGGCGACGTGGTCGTTATTCGTTATGAAGGTCCAAAAGGCGGTCCGGGTATGCCGGAAATGCTCGCTCCAACCTCGCAAATTGTCGGAAGAGGATTAGGAGCGAAAGTCGGATTAATTACAGACGGACGTTTTTCAGGAGCATCAAGGGGAATTAGTATCGGTCATATTTCACCGGAAGCAGCTGAAGGCGGTCCGATTGCATTCGTTGAAAACGGAGATATCATTGAGCTGGACATGAATAAACGGACCATTCAATTGGAGATCTCTGACGAGGAATTTGAACAGCGCAAAGCGAATTGGAAAGGCTTTGAACCTAAAGTGAAGACAGGCTATCTCGCACGCTATTCCAAATTAGTCACTTCCGCCAGTACGGGCGGTGTGATGAAAATCTAA